Proteins from a genomic interval of Streptomyces sp. Tu6071:
- the rnc gene encoding ribonuclease III, whose amino-acid sequence MVNAPKKKAPRSGASADTAASSHTLLEGRLGYHLESALLVRALTHRSYAYENGGLPTNERLEFLGDSVLGLVVTDTLYRTHPDLPEGQLAKLRAAVVNSRALAEVSRGLDLGAFIRLGRGEEGTGGRDKASILADTLEAVIGAVYLDQGLDKAAELVHRLFDPLIEKSAELGAGLDWKTSLQELTAMEGLGVPEYLVTEEGPDHEKTFTAAARVGGVSYGTGTGRSKKEAEQQAAESAWRAIRAAADARAAEQAAAGEVLSPGDVVPEGGSASTA is encoded by the coding sequence TTGGTTAACGCCCCCAAGAAGAAGGCGCCCCGCTCGGGCGCCTCGGCGGACACCGCGGCCTCGTCCCACACGCTCCTGGAAGGGCGGCTCGGGTATCACCTGGAGTCCGCCCTTCTGGTGCGTGCGCTCACGCACCGCTCGTACGCGTACGAGAACGGCGGTCTGCCCACCAACGAGCGCCTGGAGTTCCTCGGGGACTCCGTGCTCGGCCTGGTGGTCACCGACACGCTGTACCGCACCCACCCCGACCTCCCCGAGGGGCAGCTCGCGAAGCTGCGCGCGGCGGTCGTCAACTCCCGCGCGCTCGCCGAGGTGAGCCGGGGCCTCGACCTGGGAGCCTTCATCAGGCTCGGCAGGGGCGAGGAGGGCACGGGCGGCAGGGACAAGGCATCGATCCTCGCCGACACACTGGAAGCCGTGATCGGCGCGGTCTACCTCGATCAGGGTCTCGACAAGGCGGCGGAGCTCGTGCACCGCCTCTTCGACCCGCTGATCGAGAAGTCCGCGGAACTCGGCGCGGGCCTGGACTGGAAGACCAGTCTCCAGGAGCTGACCGCGATGGAGGGGCTCGGGGTTCCCGAGTACCTCGTCACCGAGGAAGGCCCCGATCACGAGAAGACCTTCACTGCTGCCGCCCGCGTCGGAGGCGTCTCGTACGGCACCGGCACCGGCCGCAGCAAGAAGGAGGCGGAGCAGCAGGCCGCCGAGTCGGCGTGGCGCGCCATCCGTGCCGCCGCCGACGCGCGCGCGGCCGAGCAGGCCGCCGCGGGCGAGGTCCTCTCGCCCGGCGACGTCGTCCCCGAGGGCGGCTCCGCTTCCACTGCCTGA
- the ftsY gene encoding signal recognition particle-docking protein FtsY codes for MDIVILAIIIAVVVIGAISGLVVSGRRKKRLPPTPPERTPSVTAPEAEPHVGDEAEKPRDEQRRTIEEVSLPDAETATSTPEAVEDPVVALPPQPEIEVPEPTAGRLVRLRARLSRSQNALGKGLLTLLSREHLDEDTWEEIEDTLLTADVGVAPTQELVERLRERVRVLGTRTTDELRTLLREELLTLVGADTDRTVHTEAAPDKPGIVMVVGVNGTGKTTTTGKLARVLVADGKSVVLGAADTFRAAAADQLQTWGERVGARTVRGPEGGDPASIAFDAVKEGIAEKADAVLIDTAGRLHTKTGLMDELGKVKRVVEKQAPVDEVLLVLDATTGQNGLVQARVFAEVVSITGIVLTKLDGTAKGGIVIAVQRELGVPVKLIGLGEGADDLAPFEPGAFVDALIGD; via the coding sequence ATGGACATCGTCATCCTTGCAATCATCATCGCGGTCGTCGTGATCGGTGCGATCAGCGGTCTGGTGGTGAGCGGACGCCGCAAGAAGCGGCTCCCCCCCACGCCGCCGGAGCGCACGCCGAGCGTCACCGCCCCGGAGGCCGAACCGCACGTCGGGGACGAGGCCGAGAAACCGCGCGACGAGCAGCGCCGCACGATCGAGGAGGTATCGCTTCCCGACGCGGAGACGGCGACATCGACGCCCGAGGCCGTCGAGGACCCGGTCGTCGCGCTGCCCCCGCAGCCCGAGATCGAGGTGCCCGAGCCCACCGCCGGGCGCCTGGTGCGCCTGCGGGCCCGTCTCTCGCGCTCCCAGAACGCCCTGGGCAAGGGCCTGCTGACCCTGCTCTCGCGCGAGCACCTCGACGAGGACACGTGGGAGGAGATCGAGGACACGCTCCTCACCGCCGACGTCGGCGTCGCGCCGACGCAGGAACTCGTCGAGCGGCTGCGCGAGCGCGTCCGCGTGCTCGGCACCCGCACCACCGACGAGCTGCGCACGCTGCTCCGTGAGGAACTCCTCACGCTCGTCGGCGCCGACACGGACCGCACCGTGCACACCGAGGCCGCGCCCGACAAGCCGGGCATCGTGATGGTCGTCGGCGTCAACGGCACCGGCAAGACCACCACCACGGGCAAGCTCGCGCGCGTCCTGGTCGCGGACGGCAAGAGCGTCGTGCTCGGCGCGGCCGACACCTTCCGCGCCGCCGCGGCGGATCAGCTCCAGACCTGGGGCGAGCGCGTCGGCGCACGCACCGTGCGCGGCCCCGAGGGCGGAGACCCGGCGTCGATCGCCTTCGACGCGGTCAAGGAGGGCATCGCCGAGAAGGCCGACGCGGTCCTTATCGACACGGCGGGCCGCCTGCACACCAAGACCGGCCTCATGGACGAGCTGGGCAAGGTCAAGCGCGTCGTCGAGAAGCAGGCGCCGGTCGACGAGGTCCTCCTCGTGCTCGACGCGACGACGGGCCAGAACGGTCTCGTCCAGGCGCGCGTCTTCGCCGAGGTCGTGTCGATCACCGGCATCGTGCTCACGAAGCTGGACGGTACGGCCAAGGGCGGCATCGTCATCGCGGTGCAGCGCGAACTCGGCGTCCCGGTCAAGCTCATCGGGCTCGGGGAGGGCGCGGACGACCTCGCCCCGTTCGAACCCGGCGCCTTCGTGGACGCCCTCATCGGCGACTGA
- the mutM gene encoding bifunctional DNA-formamidopyrimidine glycosylase/DNA-(apurinic or apyrimidinic site) lyase, with translation MPELPEVEVVRRGLARWIDGRTVAATEVLHPRSVRRHLAGGEDFAARLKGRTFATPRRRGKYLWLPLDGGAEAVLAHLGMSGQLLVQPHAAPAERHLRVRIGFEDALGTELRFVDQRTFGGLSLHETGEGGVPDVIAHIARDPLDPLFDDAAFHAALRRKRTTIKRALLDQSLISGVGNIYADEALWRARLHYDRPTAGLTRPRTDELLGHVRDVMNAALAVGGTSFDSLYVNVNGESGYFDRSLDAYGREGEPCRRCGTPIQRDAWMNRSSYYCPKCQRRARG, from the coding sequence GTGCCCGAACTGCCCGAGGTCGAGGTCGTCCGCAGGGGGCTCGCCCGCTGGATCGACGGACGCACCGTCGCCGCGACGGAGGTGCTCCACCCGCGCTCCGTACGACGGCACCTCGCGGGCGGCGAGGACTTCGCCGCGCGCCTGAAGGGACGTACGTTCGCGACGCCGCGCCGACGCGGCAAGTACCTGTGGCTCCCGCTCGACGGCGGCGCCGAGGCGGTCCTCGCGCACCTCGGCATGAGCGGCCAGCTCCTCGTCCAGCCCCACGCCGCGCCCGCCGAGAGGCACCTGCGCGTCCGCATCGGCTTCGAGGACGCGCTCGGCACCGAACTCCGCTTCGTCGACCAGCGCACCTTCGGCGGCCTCTCGCTCCACGAGACGGGCGAGGGCGGCGTCCCCGACGTCATCGCCCACATCGCCCGCGACCCGCTCGACCCGCTGTTCGACGACGCGGCGTTCCACGCGGCGCTGCGCCGCAAGCGCACCACCATCAAGCGCGCGCTGCTCGACCAGTCGCTCATCAGCGGCGTCGGCAACATCTACGCCGACGAGGCGCTGTGGCGTGCCCGCCTCCACTACGACCGCCCCACGGCGGGCCTCACCCGCCCCCGCACCGACGAACTCCTCGGCCACGTGCGCGACGTCATGAACGCCGCCCTCGCCGTCGGCGGCACGAGCTTCGACAGCCTGTACGTGAACGTCAACGGCGAGTCGGGCTACTTCGACCGCTCCCTCGACGCGTACGGCCGCGAGGGCGAACCGTGCCGGCGCTGCGGGACGCCGATCCAGCGCGACGCGTGGATGAACCGGTCCAGCTACTACTGCCCGAAGTGCCAGCGTAGGGCGCGGGGGTGA
- a CDS encoding CAP domain-containing protein: protein MGRHRRSAAGRAEPAADFPAGTPTGPGHDAYDYDRDAAYGDRATYGGRTAYRDHAAHGAYVSAPYATPAPYEPPTPSSTPGPYATPATYTASPPRAPYATPETVPGLSADSHDTYYAPDAPDAPDAHGADHGGASGHRRKRRGAPVRTGLLGVSAAVALGAVAVSTGLLPGGGYSFSGGHDAKVRAADAPSGEGQGDEASAADRTTPAASRGATRSDAPWRAASASPREKKSKAAATPSPSRSVTTEQGGTGTGTSPGAGTTRTATPPKSATPVRTKPASQAPAQPPVAAAPSGDESAAAAAVLALVNQERAKVGCSAVRADGALASLATAFSDDMAARGFFDHTDPDGDTPWDRADQAGVGNLGGENIARGQADAAAVMESWMNSPGHRANILNCDYKTLGVGVHFGSGGPWWTQDFGF, encoded by the coding sequence ATGGGACGCCACCGACGCTCAGCCGCCGGCCGCGCCGAACCAGCGGCGGACTTTCCGGCCGGAACCCCCACGGGTCCCGGCCACGACGCGTACGACTACGACCGCGACGCCGCGTACGGCGACCGCGCGACGTACGGGGGCCGGACGGCGTACCGCGACCACGCGGCGCACGGCGCCTACGTGTCGGCGCCCTACGCGACGCCCGCGCCCTACGAGCCGCCCACGCCCTCCTCGACGCCCGGTCCATACGCGACCCCCGCGACGTATACGGCATCCCCGCCCCGCGCCCCCTACGCGACGCCCGAAACCGTCCCCGGCCTCTCCGCCGACTCCCACGACACCTACTACGCGCCCGACGCGCCCGACGCCCCCGACGCCCATGGCGCCGATCACGGCGGCGCGAGCGGGCATCGCCGGAAGCGGCGCGGCGCGCCCGTGCGCACCGGTCTGCTCGGGGTGTCGGCGGCGGTGGCGCTAGGCGCCGTCGCGGTCAGCACCGGGCTGTTGCCCGGTGGTGGCTACTCCTTCAGTGGGGGTCACGACGCGAAGGTCCGCGCGGCGGACGCGCCGTCCGGCGAGGGACAGGGCGACGAGGCGTCCGCCGCGGACCGTACGACGCCCGCGGCGAGCCGGGGCGCCACGCGTTCCGACGCGCCCTGGCGCGCGGCGTCCGCCTCGCCCCGCGAGAAGAAGAGCAAGGCCGCCGCGACGCCGAGCCCTTCCCGCTCCGTCACCACGGAACAGGGCGGCACGGGCACCGGGACGTCGCCCGGCGCGGGGACCACCCGGACGGCGACGCCGCCGAAGAGCGCGACGCCCGTCAGGACGAAGCCCGCGTCGCAGGCGCCCGCGCAGCCGCCCGTCGCGGCGGCCCCCAGCGGCGACGAGAGCGCGGCGGCGGCTGCCGTCCTCGCGCTCGTCAACCAGGAGCGGGCCAAGGTGGGCTGCAGTGCGGTGCGCGCGGACGGCGCGCTCGCCTCGCTCGCCACGGCCTTCAGCGACGACATGGCCGCGCGCGGCTTCTTCGACCACACCGACCCCGACGGCGACACGCCCTGGGACCGCGCGGACCAGGCAGGGGTCGGAAACCTGGGCGGCGAGAACATAGCGCGCGGCCAGGCCGACGCCGCCGCCGTCATGGAGTCCTGGATGAACAGCCCGGGGCACCGCGCGAACATCCTCAACTGCGACTACAAGACCCTGGGCGTCGGCGTGCACTTCGGCTCCGGCGGTCCCTGGTGGACGCAGGACTTCGGCTTCTGA
- a CDS encoding acylphosphatase, whose amino-acid sequence MEDEARLTAWVRGTVQGVGFRWFTRARALEIGGLSGFALNVRDGRVQVVAEGPRAACEELLEWLRGSDTPGSVQGVTEIWDTPRGGYEGFAIR is encoded by the coding sequence ATGGAAGACGAGGCACGGCTGACCGCGTGGGTCAGAGGAACGGTTCAGGGCGTGGGTTTCCGCTGGTTCACGCGGGCACGGGCGCTGGAGATCGGCGGACTGAGTGGTTTTGCTCTCAATGTGCGCGACGGGCGCGTCCAGGTCGTCGCCGAGGGACCGCGCGCGGCGTGCGAGGAGTTGCTGGAGTGGCTGCGGGGGAGCGACACACCCGGCAGCGTCCAGGGCGTCACTGAGATCTGGGACACGCCTCGCGGCGGCTACGAGGGATTCGCGATCCGCTGA
- a CDS encoding AAA family ATPase has protein sequence MHLKAMTLRGFKSFASATTLRFEPGITCVVGPNGSGKSNVVDALTWVMGEQGAKSLRGGKMEDVIFAGTTGRPPLGRAEVSLTIDNSDGALPIEYAEVTIARTMFRNGGSEYQINGDTCRLLDIQELLSDSGIGREMHVIVGQGQLDSVLHADPMGRRAFIEEASGVLKHRKRKEKALRKLDAMRANLARVQDLTDELRRQLKPLGRQAAVARRAAVIQADLRDARLRLLSDDLVTLRRALDAEVADEAALKARKEAAESALKTALAREARLEEAVRALAPRLQSAQHTWYELSRLAERVRGTVSLAEARVTSATSVPAEERRGRDPEDLEREAARIREQEAELSEALEAAERALEDTVAHRGELERQLAVEERRLRDVSRALADRREGLARLQGQVTAARGRATSARAEIERLATSRDEARERADVAHEEYERLRAEVDGLDAGDVAREERYEAARRARAEADAAHHDARDAAAAAERSRAATEARRDALALGLRRKDGTGALLAAGDRLTGLLGPAAELLSVAPGHEAHVAAGLGTAADALAVDGPEVAAQALRLLRAQEAGRAVLLLADAAGKDVALPDHVATSRAGATSGTPHDATSRAEVRDVPAPRDVPGAPAATGTSGTRDAGPRDIPHGASSGSDHAATSPAPHDAHRVATSPDSRDAATTDAPDTVDLPAPLDVPGRPLADLVRGPEDLLRAVRRLLRGMVAVGTLDDALALVRAHPALVAVTAEGDVLGAHLAQGGSAGAPSLIEVQASVDEATAELEELSVRCAALAEAQEDAATRRADAAAVLEELERERRTADREKSAVAQRLGALAGQAKGAAGEAERSAAAAARAQDALDRAEAEAAELEERLAVAEESSPFGDAGEWDGDEEPDTSVRDRLAADGANARQTEMEARLQLRTHEERVKALAGRADGLDRAARAEREARERAERRRARLRHEAAVARAVASGARQLLAHVEVSLGRAEEERGEAERYREEAERELTAERENGRGLKAELDKLTDSVHRGEVLGAEKRLRIEQLEGRALEELGVEPSVLLAEYGPGTLVPPSPPAEGEELPEDPEHPRNQPRPFVRAEQEKRLKEAERAYQRLGKINPLALEEFAALEERHQFLSEQLEDLKKTRADLLQVIKEVDERVEQVFTEAYHDTAREFEGVFSRLFPGGEGRLLLTDPENMLTTGVEVEARPPGKKVKRLSLLSGGERSLTAVALLVAIFKARPSPFYVMDEVEAALDDTNLQRLIRIMQELQESSQLIVITHQKRTMEVADALYGVSMQGDGVSKVISQRLK, from the coding sequence GTGCACCTCAAGGCCATGACTCTGCGCGGGTTCAAATCCTTCGCCTCCGCGACGACGCTGCGGTTCGAGCCGGGGATCACGTGCGTCGTCGGGCCGAACGGCTCCGGCAAGTCCAACGTCGTGGACGCGCTGACGTGGGTGATGGGCGAGCAGGGCGCCAAATCGCTGCGCGGCGGCAAGATGGAGGACGTCATCTTCGCCGGCACGACGGGCCGGCCGCCGCTGGGGCGTGCCGAGGTCTCGCTCACGATCGACAACAGCGACGGCGCCCTCCCCATCGAGTACGCCGAGGTCACGATCGCGCGGACGATGTTCCGCAACGGGGGCAGCGAGTACCAGATCAACGGCGACACCTGCCGCCTCCTCGACATTCAGGAACTCCTCTCCGACTCCGGCATCGGCCGCGAGATGCACGTCATCGTCGGCCAGGGGCAGCTCGACTCCGTCCTCCATGCCGACCCGATGGGCCGCCGCGCCTTCATCGAGGAAGCCTCGGGCGTCCTCAAGCACCGCAAGCGCAAGGAGAAGGCGCTCCGGAAACTCGACGCGATGCGCGCCAACCTCGCCCGCGTCCAGGACCTCACCGACGAACTGCGCCGCCAGCTCAAACCCCTCGGCCGCCAGGCCGCCGTCGCGCGCCGCGCCGCCGTCATCCAGGCCGATCTGCGCGACGCGCGCCTGCGGCTGCTCTCCGACGACCTCGTCACGCTGCGCCGCGCGCTCGACGCCGAAGTCGCCGACGAGGCCGCGCTCAAGGCACGCAAGGAGGCGGCGGAGAGCGCGCTCAAGACCGCGCTCGCCCGCGAGGCGCGTCTGGAGGAGGCGGTACGCGCCCTGGCGCCGCGCCTCCAGAGCGCGCAGCACACGTGGTACGAGCTGTCGCGCCTCGCGGAGCGTGTCCGCGGCACCGTCAGCCTCGCCGAGGCACGTGTCACGAGCGCGACGTCCGTACCGGCCGAGGAACGTCGCGGACGCGACCCGGAGGACCTGGAGCGCGAGGCGGCGCGCATCCGTGAACAGGAGGCGGAACTCTCGGAGGCGCTCGAAGCCGCCGAACGCGCCCTGGAGGACACCGTCGCGCACCGCGGCGAGCTGGAGCGTCAGCTCGCCGTCGAGGAGCGCCGCCTGCGCGACGTGAGCCGCGCCCTCGCCGACCGCCGCGAGGGCCTCGCCCGCCTCCAGGGCCAGGTGACCGCCGCGCGTGGCAGGGCGACATCGGCGCGCGCCGAGATCGAACGCCTCGCGACGTCGCGCGACGAGGCCCGGGAACGCGCCGACGTCGCGCACGAGGAGTACGAGCGACTGCGCGCCGAGGTCGACGGGCTCGACGCGGGGGACGTCGCGCGCGAGGAGCGCTACGAGGCGGCACGCCGCGCCCGCGCCGAGGCCGACGCCGCGCACCACGACGCCCGCGACGCCGCGGCGGCGGCGGAGCGTTCCCGCGCCGCGACCGAGGCGCGACGCGACGCCCTCGCGCTCGGCCTGCGCCGCAAGGACGGCACCGGCGCTCTCCTCGCGGCGGGCGACCGGCTCACCGGACTGCTCGGACCGGCGGCCGAACTGCTCAGCGTCGCCCCCGGCCACGAGGCGCACGTCGCGGCCGGGCTCGGCACAGCCGCCGACGCCCTCGCCGTCGACGGCCCCGAAGTTGCCGCCCAGGCCCTCCGCCTCCTGCGCGCACAGGAAGCGGGCCGCGCCGTGCTGCTCCTCGCGGACGCGGCGGGGAAGGACGTCGCGCTGCCGGACCACGTCGCGACGTCGCGCGCGGGCGCGACGTCGGGCACGCCACACGACGCGACGTCGCGTGCCGAGGTGCGCGACGTACCGGCGCCCCGCGACGTCCCCGGGGCCCCCGCCGCGACGGGGACATCCGGCACACGCGACGCCGGCCCGCGCGACATCCCCCACGGCGCGTCCTCCGGCTCCGACCACGCCGCGACGTCCCCCGCCCCCCACGACGCCCACCGCGTCGCGACGTCCCCCGACTCCCGCGACGCCGCGACGACCGACGCCCCCGACACCGTCGACCTCCCCGCCCCCCTCGACGTCCCGGGCCGCCCCCTCGCCGACCTCGTGCGCGGCCCCGAAGACCTGCTCCGCGCCGTACGCCGCCTGCTGCGCGGCATGGTCGCGGTCGGCACGCTCGACGACGCGCTCGCCCTCGTCCGTGCGCACCCCGCGCTCGTCGCGGTCACCGCGGAGGGCGACGTCCTCGGCGCGCACCTCGCGCAGGGCGGTTCCGCCGGGGCGCCGAGCCTGATCGAGGTGCAGGCGTCCGTGGACGAGGCGACCGCCGAGCTGGAGGAGCTGTCCGTACGGTGCGCCGCGCTCGCCGAGGCGCAGGAGGACGCCGCGACACGTCGCGCCGACGCCGCGGCGGTCCTGGAGGAGCTGGAGCGCGAGCGCCGTACCGCGGACCGCGAGAAGTCCGCCGTCGCGCAGCGGCTCGGCGCGCTCGCCGGGCAGGCGAAGGGCGCCGCGGGCGAGGCGGAGCGCTCCGCCGCGGCGGCGGCGCGCGCCCAGGACGCCCTCGACCGCGCCGAGGCGGAGGCCGCCGAACTGGAGGAGCGCCTCGCCGTGGCGGAGGAGTCCTCGCCCTTCGGCGACGCGGGGGAGTGGGACGGCGACGAGGAACCCGACACCTCCGTTCGCGACCGCCTCGCCGCCGACGGCGCCAACGCCCGCCAGACCGAGATGGAGGCCCGGCTCCAGCTCCGTACGCACGAGGAACGCGTGAAGGCGCTCGCGGGCCGTGCCGACGGCCTCGACCGTGCCGCGCGCGCCGAGCGCGAGGCGCGGGAGCGCGCGGAGCGACGTCGCGCGCGGCTGCGTCACGAGGCGGCCGTCGCACGCGCCGTCGCCTCGGGGGCGCGGCAGCTCCTCGCGCACGTCGAGGTCTCGCTGGGCCGCGCCGAGGAGGAGCGCGGCGAGGCGGAGCGGTACCGCGAGGAGGCCGAACGCGAGCTGACCGCCGAGCGCGAGAACGGTCGCGGGCTGAAGGCCGAACTCGACAAGCTCACCGACTCCGTCCACCGCGGCGAGGTGCTCGGCGCCGAGAAGCGCCTGCGCATCGAGCAACTGGAGGGCAGGGCGCTGGAGGAACTCGGCGTCGAGCCGAGCGTCCTGCTCGCCGAGTACGGACCCGGCACCCTCGTACCGCCGTCGCCGCCGGCCGAGGGCGAGGAACTGCCCGAGGACCCCGAGCACCCCCGCAACCAGCCGCGTCCCTTCGTCCGCGCCGAGCAGGAGAAGCGCCTCAAGGAGGCCGAACGCGCCTACCAGCGGCTCGGCAAGATCAACCCGCTCGCCCTGGAGGAGTTCGCGGCGCTCGAAGAACGCCACCAGTTCCTCTCCGAACAGCTCGAAGACCTCAAGAAGACGCGCGCCGACCTGCTCCAGGTGATCAAGGAGGTCGACGAGCGCGTCGAACAGGTCTTCACGGAGGCGTACCACGACACGGCGCGCGAGTTCGAGGGCGTCTTCTCGCGGCTCTTCCCCGGCGGCGAGGGCAGGCTCCTGCTCACCGACCCCGAGAACATGCTCACCACCGGCGTCGAGGTCGAGGCGCGCCCGCCGGGCAAGAAGGTGAAGCGGCTCTCACTGCTCTCGGGCGGCGAACGCTCCCTGACGGCCGTCGCGCTGCTCGTCGCGATCTTCAAGGCGCGGCCGAGCCCGTTCTACGTGATGGACGAGGTCGAGGCGGCGCTCGACGACACCAACCTCCAGCGTCTCATCCGCATCATGCAGGAGCTCCAGGAGAGTTCCCAGCTCATCGTGATCACGCACCAGAAGCGCACGATGGAGGTCGCCGACGCGCTCTACGGCGTCTCCATGCAGGGCGACGGCGTCTCGAAGGTGATCAGCCAGCGGCTGAAGTAG